Below is a genomic region from Plasmodium relictum strain SGS1 genome assembly, chromosome: 13.
tctgTTAACCTCTatgaactttttttttaacacaAAATGCggataataaatatttcatacATAATTCAATTTTATGTTTAAATAACACAAATAGTAGCattaattttcatataaaaaaaaagaaaaaaaattgattatataattattgaaataataaataatatatgaaaactttatatttttatatttgatgcaaaacaataaatttttaatttcctattttttatttattcactttgcaaaataaaaagaattaattaaaaaattatatatttgcatttttttatatgcataAGTCATAAACAatcaatttttaatttttttttcttctgtaAATATAactcatttcttttttattattttcctttaccttttatttcaaaaataaaaaaattttaatgcaTAATCAGTGAAATAtgtctttttctttaaataaaaaagaaaaaaaaaatatgcacatttcaataaatttttttaaaaattcatatatattcttatataaatatttttttttttttttgtaatggAAAGTACATGTCATAgttcatatttatttctttgaaataactaaatttaataaaatatattaaatttttttgttttttataattgtATTCCGTATTACACacatcttaaaaaaaatttctaaaaatGAAAGCTGAGTATTCATCAAAACCGCCAACATATATTTGGAATATGAATGATGCcctaaataaattaaaaggaaatattttagatcttattttttttttggggttTATAATAAGTATTTTTGGAtcgttttattttttctattggTTAAAAAGtagagaaattaaaaatatgtacaACAATAATTAACTAAAATATTGTGCagagtaaaataaatatatatatatatatatatataatttcataATGAAGTTTTCGTTAAAATTTCATTGGAAGTTATTGAAAATTAATCAtatgatgataataaaaaataattatatatgaatGCCATTACTATTGcgatattttttataaatacattgattaaaaaaatttacttaaATATATGCATAAAGTATGCACTTTTcacttaaaaaatatttttttatttaaaaagtaaataatattataagaaataagacagaaatgaaatatatatatgtatatatatttttccaataataatattttaattttacataatCTATAAAACACTATAATTactaaaatatacatatgatattataaatattaatattgaataaaatatagtgcaaattaaaaatattttaattattttttcttttaaacatcttacataaataataatttttattatatatatttgttttccTTATAAAtcaaacttttttattttaagaatacataaaaatatataaattttttttttaattttaaagtagcataaaattgttaataaaaatacgtagatattaaatattaacttttttaaaagataccataacataaaataaacaaaatatcGTTATGAGCATTAAAGAAAAAGCAAGTATCCAAAAAACGTACTGATCACTTTCAAAaccattttttaaattcattcCAAAAATAGCAGCTACCGTACCAACAACAGTTATTATTATaccatatatttttaatcctaattctaattttaaaacattatttCTCGCATCATCTAAATTTAATTCAACCATTTGTAAAACATCATCCAATGATTGATCAGTTctatgaataatttttaaaaattcttctATTTCATGGCAATAATACTCTAATAACATTTCTGTATCTTCATTATTTGGAGTAGGATCACATTTTTCCCATAAATCTGGCTTATCCCAAAAATACGAGACTTCTAATCTCCTTATATCTTCATCATTATTTAGAACTCCATGAATAGATTTATATACACTTTGAACTTTTTCatcaattatttttatttttcttctcATTTCcgttaatttatttatacatttgTATATACTTAAATTACTACttattatttcaaataatttttctgcCTCGCATATTACTGGctcaatttcattttttaattcttcacATATATCAACAAAGATCGCttctaaaattaaaatttcaaaTGGCAATGAATCTTTAATTAAAGATATTACTTTTGcattttcaataaaatatttacacATTTTCTCTTCCTTTTGCATTACTTCTGGGATTGGACTATTTGTAAAAGTAGGTATATATAGCAAAAAgtctttaaatattatacattttCTATATggtaaatttaataatacacAATTTCTTTTAGGAGATATATCAAATCGTGTGTTTGTATTATTTGATACCAACTGTCTTATATCTCTATATTGAGCTAATCCACTTGTAGAATTTATAGATGTATTTTCTCCTTTTATTTGATGAaccatttttaataattcatgCGTTTGTAAAGAATATTGAATATTTTCACCATTGCATATTTTATGAACATCAtgctttaaatatttattaaaacattTAATTCTAAGTTTGAAATCATCATTTTTTAGATATTCTCctctattttcttttatatatgagaaaatatttttattaataaaaaattctttcgatgctttttttttttcttcatcaaaTATAGTATCATAATTCTCGTAGTTGGAATTgttatttgttttaaattTAGATTTTAAATAGTCTATATACACTTTATCATTCTTAATCTTCATTTCATTCCTTTTCATTAGTTTTTTCATATCATGATTTAAATTAAAGTTTGATAAAACACCCATTTTACTATTgtattcttcatttttactaTATTCTTTAATATCCCCATCTATATCATTCATATTAAGTAAAGGTTTATTCAATTTCTTTTCTTCAgtcattattaaaatatttaatataatctGATTTATTTcgtataacaaaaaatatattaatcaTGAAATTCATACACatttatttgtaaaaaaaaaaaaagattacgAATATATTAAACaagaaaattaaagaataaaagtgaaaatatattatttcaaaacAGAATTAtctactttttaaaaatattaaactaaatagaaaatatgattctttgaaaatataataaataatctCATATAAAGATACTTTAAGATTGTATTTAATGTtgttgttttattttattttttaaaaaaaataaaaaaacattcgaaaacaagaaaataattatttaataaataatatataataactaAGATGTTTTgtcttaatattttaattaataatatatataatgattttaatgtacaacttttttatcaaaaaattaaagttaacaaaaaaaaaaaaaaaagttaaaaataaaaattataaaataaaatatgaattattcaactttaaaatttaatagaaaaacatataaaaaaaaaagattcaattatttaaataaatagtGTTAAGctacataaatataaattacaaaaagaaatttaaataatttataaaaaaaaaatatgaagaaaaaaaaaaaaagaacaaaatggtgaacaaatgaaaaaatgaatgaacaaaaaaaaggaaaaatggaaaaaagggcaaaaaggaaaaatgaaagaaaagaaaaaaaatatagcatGCAAATTAATAGCAAAAATAAAACTTGTTCTTTTTAATACCTTACTTTATTGTTAacaaatagaataaaattaaaataaaaaaaatttcaattatgaaaagataagaaaaaaaaaaataccatatatataataaaaatgaacaCTTTGTgatgaatgaaaaaaaatcacttaataattaaaattattatagaCTATAGGTaacatttataattattttattatattttatagaagaaaattataagatatattaaaaagttgattaatttatatgaaaaaataaaaattacctTTTAAATTATAGAATTACATATctcaattataaaaaataatactttataaaagtattttacttttttctttttttattgcatctccaaaaaataaaaattgataCTTAAAATGCCtaccttttattttatataaaactattaaaaattgaattaatttattttattttcttaaacTTTCCAAAgcatttttctaaatttgtTTACATACATCCAATAAGCTTATCAAGATATGTGTACTTATTGCATAAAGTAGTTCTTAAtgttttcattaataaattttatgaaaaatgatttgtaatgaattatttcttttttattttataaattttttggatatatatatgtatttgaAGAGCttttaaacaaaattaagtaaaattacgataattaaaatatctttGCTTTAAAGTTATAGAACTGTATATGGATATTGAAACCATGAATTCACTACAATTGTTTTATTACATTGCAACTACACTAATaagaacaaaaataataaaataaaataaaataaaataattaaaaatatcatcGAACGtttttatgaattaatattttttttatgatattaacgtgctctttttcttcttttttttttataatatttaaaaaaaaaaaaaataaataaataattcctAACAAcattaaaatgaatataaaaataacaattttaaaatgtttttgttgataataaaataaaataaaaaaagaaaataacgATCAACTAAATggaaacatatatatatataatatataatttgtacttaaataatattttttatttaaatgtcAATATAACATTATACATATTtacaatattttatatattaaatatttttttttttaatacatatttgcactatttcattttttttaaatgcatatttgtatataagaataaatatacttttatatgtaaaatatatacatatattttccttccaatataaattttattttatatatgttactagtaaaaaaattattaaatggCGAGTTCttttagataattttttttagacaTAAAACGTTCcataaattcatttttattgtttgatgaaaataaataatgaatttcatctttaattttcatgtaattagaaattttatttttataattttcatttgtgTTTGAAGAAGTATCAATATTTAACTTTTCtttcaaataatatttattttcagcTGATTCAAGTTCTTCTACTTTTTCATATGCCTTTCGAATAACTTCTTTTGGTAATTTGGCTATTTCAGCAACATTTACACCATAACTTTTATTTGATGCCCCATCTTTAATCTCATATAAAaagcaaatttttttttgtttctgaTCAATTGTAGTTTCTACATGTCTGTTGATAACTCCTTCGCATTGATAAGCAATATTGGATATTTCATGAAAATGAGTAGCAAATAGACAAAAGCATTTTATGTTATCCAAAATATATTTGCCAATAGACCAACTGATTCCTAAACCTTCATACGTTGATGTTCCTCTTCCCAATTCATcaacaataataaaagaatttttatccGCATTTTTAACAATTGCCGATGCTTCTATCATTTCTGATAAAAAAGTAGAAATTCCCTTTAACTGAAAATCAGAAGCTCCTACCCTACACATAACTTGACTAAAAATAGGAACTTCACAATAATCACAAGGTACATACATACCTATTTGAGctaatatacatataatagCTGTCTGTCTAATGTATGTACTCTTTCCTCCCATATTAGGCCCAGTAACTATTACCAGTctacttctttttttattcatgtGAATATCATTAGGTATAAAGTTATTCAAATTGTGCTGAAGTTCTAACAAAGGATGCCTTGACCTTTTCATAATTACATTTTCTCCATTTTCTACTATTTCCGGTCTAACATACGGAAAGGGAGAATTATAACAAACAACAGCAAAAGATGTTAATACATCTAATGTTGATACTACATCtataaatttttcaattACTGGTGTATATGTAGAAACAGCacaaattgttttttttactatttctGACTGCAAggtattataaatatttaaacagTGCTCGTATTGTttgcataaattttttaatgtattagTAGTAAATAGATActcatttttattcatacGTACagttatgtatttttttttttgttgttggACTATATTACAATCTTTTTTGGTTAccctaaataaaaatatattagtaTTACAATCCACTAACCTTATATCTTCTCTACTTGCTCTCTTATAACTTCTATCATATTTATCAGAAAAAATATCCTTTTCTACATCCTCTTTAtgatttttaattctttgcattaatgcatttttttcatttgataTTTCCTCTAACTCTGGATCAAAACTTTTTGAAATTAAATATACTTTgttttcttctatttcttttaaatcaaTAGTCATTTCGATCATATCTAATAACTTGGAAAATTTACTTAAAATTTCATGTAAAGGATTTATAAGAATTTCATCTAATGTATCTTTATGCCTTCCTTGAATAGttgttaaagaaaaatatatttgtttaaaaTCTAAAATGgcataatataattttacaatatcttttaaaatcatttcttcattatattttgaatTCACTcgaatttcattattttgatTAATTTCCTTCAAATAATGATTTAACTTATCTAATTCAGGTATCCTTTTTAAATAGTTACAAAAAATACTATTACGTATATCATCCTCTTCTATAAGAGTTTCAACAATAtttaatcttttattaatttcaatAATATTTGTTAGAGGTTGTGTTAGCCATGATACTAATTTTTTAGATCCAATAGAAGTATTGCACTTATCTAAAAATTTAAGTAAGcatgtattattattatagctattcatatttttcttgCTTGGAAGTATATTTAATGCACTTATAGCTGCCTTGTCTAATCTCATATATAAATCCatattatgtatattaattttacatTGATTATGTATGTctctattttctttaatttttaaataatttattaaaaccATTAAGCATTTACATGCATTTTCTAATTCTAAATGCTTATCATAATTTCTTACATCATCGTTATGTGGTATTATTAGTTTTAATTCCTCTTTTAAATTTGTTacatcatatttttttttttccaatgGAATTGATTGTATATTACATATtttgaataaatttaaaagtcTTTCATCATCAACTAAATCATTAgtactattaaaaaaacacTTATATGGTCTCTTTTGAATAAACAAAGATTCCAAAGTTGTAAAATATCCATTATCTATAAATTCAGTCAATAAgaattcatattttaaataattataaaaacatacaCCTAATCGTTTTTGATACTTTTTAGTATCtataaataaacataatatttgatcttcatttatttctatgttttccttattttccattttttttttttttgtaaatatttacttatatcaaaaataacccaaaaattataaaaacatttaattttttaagttttaacatctataatatatatattacagaATAACccttttatcttttttcttaataaaattacaacaaaatattatatctattatataacttttataaacaaatttaacaataaaacatatttttaatttataataaagaaatacaacttattataaatttaaaaaataattcatggaaattatatattatttaaatttttttttatatatatttaaaaagaaaaacaataAGATAATCttcgtttttatttattcagtAGTTCTAGAACTTCAGCAATTTAAGTTGaatgtataaaataaaaatggatTTATTTGAATGAAaacaatataatttattttcattcattaaattaatttttttcattcaatatatgtttattttatacatgttaaaatttctttttttacatcaaattttttattctttgcttattcttttttaagtaaaatCCTATATAAATCCACgaattattttctaatttttattatgtttaactttcaatatttttttagcttaataaaatttcaaaaaaaaatatcaagtataaaaatgaaaaaatgtttcatttaaaaaaaataataaaataactcaaatatttttttgaaaagttATTCTTTTGAAAAAATCATGTAAAAAccataaaatattattttttattataattatgctAAAAGCATAATTtgtgaaaatgaaaaaaaaacatttcaaATGAAAGACAATTCATGCTATGAAAATATCTTTTCGAAACTTTCTAAAATATTCTT
It encodes:
- a CDS encoding CorA-like Mg2+ transporter protein, putative, which translates into the protein MTEEKKLNKPLLNMNDIDGDIKEYSKNEEYNSKMGVLSNFNLNHDMKKLMKRNEMKIKNDKVYIDYLKSKFKTNNNSNYENYDTIFDEEKKKASKEFFINKNIFSYIKENRGEYLKNDDFKLRIKCFNKYLKHDVHKICNGENIQYSLQTHELLKMVHQIKGENTSINSTSGLAQYRDIRQLVSNNTNTRFDISPKRNCVLLNLPYRKCIIFKDFLLYIPTFTNSPIPEVMQKEEKMCKYFIENAKVISLIKDSLPFEILILEAIFVDICEELKNEIEPVICEAEKLFEIISSNLSIYKCINKLTEMRRKIKIIDEKVQSVYKSIHGVLNNDEDIRRLEVSYFWDKPDLWEKCDPTPNNEDTEMLLEYYCHEIEEFLKIIHRTDQSLDDVLQMVELNLDDARNNVLKLELGLKIYGIIITVVGTVAAIFGMNLKNGFESDQYVFWILAFSLMLITIFCLFYVMVSFKKVNI
- the MSH2-1 gene encoding DNA mismatch repair protein MSH2, putative, whose amino-acid sequence is MENKENIEINEDQILCLFIDTKKYQKRLGVCFYNYLKYEFLLTEFIDNGYFTTLESLFIQKRPYKCFFNSTNDLVDDERLLNLFKICNIQSIPLEKKKYDVTNLKEELKLIIPHNDDVRNYDKHLELENACKCLMVLINYLKIKENRDIHNQCKINIHNMDLYMRLDKAAISALNILPSKKNMNSYNNNTCLLKFLDKCNTSIGSKKLVSWLTQPLTNIIEINKRLNIVETLIEEDDIRNSIFCNYLKRIPELDKLNHYLKEINQNNEIRVNSKYNEEMILKDIVKLYYAILDFKQIYFSLTTIQGRHKDTLDEILINPLHEILSKFSKLLDMIEMTIDLKEIEENKVYLISKSFDPELEEISNEKNALMQRIKNHKEDVEKDIFSDKYDRSYKRASREDIRLVDCNTNIFLFRVTKKDCNIVQQQKKKYITVRMNKNEYLFTTNTLKNLCKQYEHCLNIYNTLQSEIVKKTICAVSTYTPVIEKFIDVVSTLDVLTSFAVVCYNSPFPYVRPEIVENGENVIMKRSRHPLLELQHNLNNFIPNDIHMNKKRSRLVIVTGPNMGGKSTYIRQTAIICILAQIGMYVPCDYCEVPIFSQVMCRVGASDFQLKGISTFLSEMIEASAIVKNADKNSFIIVDELGRGTSTYEGLGISWSIGKYILDNIKCFCLFATHFHEISNIAYQCEGVINRHVETTIDQKQKKICFLYEIKDGASNKSYGVNVAEIAKLPKEVIRKAYEKVEELESAENKYYLKEKLNIDTSSNTNENYKNKISNYMKIKDEIHYLFSSNNKNEFMERFMSKKNYLKELAI